One window of the Pseudomonas knackmussii B13 genome contains the following:
- a CDS encoding phage BR0599 family protein, with the protein MTSESRESSWDQGKPVAFFRFTRKTRNWFYTSSDRDEVLLGDTYLRASISRTAIRQGSERARLNITITLPSTLPVAENWRPYPSIDPIAVTCFIRHVGEDDALVDWVGRVTAPKFLGATLELTCEPTQTRAKKMGEQRAWQRGCGLELYSQGPGLCNVDRSLHAVAATITAVDRLNVTALEFGLVANRRLAGGYIEWAEPDGLMEYRTIKQHNGSVITLDYGAADLLAGKAITAYPGCAHTWSDCAYFGTRDRYGGDIYMPVQNPYSGDPVW; encoded by the coding sequence ATGACATCTGAGAGCCGTGAATCCTCCTGGGATCAGGGTAAGCCGGTCGCGTTCTTCCGCTTCACCCGGAAGACCCGCAACTGGTTCTACACCAGCAGCGATCGCGACGAAGTACTCCTCGGCGACACCTACCTCCGCGCGTCGATCTCGCGCACGGCCATCCGCCAGGGCAGCGAGCGTGCTCGGCTGAACATCACCATCACGCTGCCGAGCACCTTGCCTGTCGCCGAGAATTGGCGCCCGTACCCATCGATCGACCCGATCGCCGTCACCTGTTTCATTCGCCACGTCGGCGAGGACGATGCCCTGGTCGACTGGGTGGGCCGGGTAACTGCCCCGAAGTTCCTGGGTGCCACCCTAGAACTGACCTGCGAGCCGACTCAGACGCGGGCCAAGAAAATGGGCGAGCAGCGCGCCTGGCAGCGCGGGTGCGGCCTGGAGCTGTACTCGCAGGGGCCGGGGCTCTGCAACGTCGACCGTAGTCTTCACGCGGTGGCAGCCACCATCACCGCAGTCGATCGCCTCAATGTCACTGCCCTGGAGTTCGGCTTGGTGGCGAACCGGCGACTGGCCGGCGGGTATATCGAATGGGCCGAGCCTGATGGGCTGATGGAGTACCGGACGATCAAGCAACACAACGGCTCGGTCATCACGCTCGACTACGGCGCCGCCGACCTGCTCGCCGGCAAGGCGATCACGGCCTATCCCGGCTGCGCACATACCTGGTCCGATTGCGCCTATTTCGGAACCCGAGATCGGTACGGCGGCGACATCTATATGCCTGTCCAGAACCCGTACAGCGGCGATCCGGTGTGGTGA